A stretch of DNA from Pseudomonas sp. p1(2021b):
CTTTGAATGTATCGGCTTCTGATTCAGCGCCGGCTGTTGCTGACGATAACGTCTTCTTCAGTAGCTCAGCATCTGCAACTATTCATCCTCAAGCAGAACAAAATGAAGTTACCATCGTTCCTGAGGTCTCTGTGATTCCGCCACTTCCAACTGGTCGCAAGACAGAGGAGAACCTCTTCTTTGCGGCTGAACCTGAAAAAACCCTGGTAGAGCCTGAAAAGGTTGTGCCATCGGACACCACCTCGCAGCCACCATCGGCTCCGTTCATCTTCTAACCCAAAAAAAACCCCGGTCAATGACCGGGGTTTCTTTATTCCCGCAAATTAAGCCACCGGCGGCGGTTGCACACCAGGCAGCTCGATTTCGGCCTTAGCCAACAGCTGGCGCCCAGAGAGCTGCTCATACAGCAACACCATGGTCATGCGAACGGAGAGAGGCGTTTGCGCCCATTCATCCGGCTTCGGGATATAGCCCGCCCAGGTAGGATCACTACCCATCTTCTCGATCGACAGCCAGAGCTGCTCATCAAGATCTTTCTTGTACACAAAATCTTCTGGCGTGAAGAAATCAGCCAGGTTGTAAACCTGGATGAGGGGGAGGCCAAGGAATTCAGCCACCATTTGCAGCTTTTCCTTACCCAGCGATCGTATCTGGCGGTTCCCGTTAGCCAGGGAGTTCCAGTAGATGACCGTGATACCCATGACATCGGCAATTGCACGATCAGGTAGTCCACGATCGATGATCACCTTTTTGATCATCTTGACGAGGCGAGAGCCCGGCATAGTGTTCCGAGTTTCGACTGCTGCATGTCCCTTATCTTCTGGTACTGCTGTTTTGGCCTTGGCAGAAGCACGAGGCCTCTTAGGCGTAGCAGCCTGAGGGGCTTGCGTTTTTGCAGTAGGCTTTTTAGCTACCGGCTTCGCCGCAGCTTTTGCAGCTGGTTTTGCTGGTGCTTTGGCGGGCGCTTGAGACCGCCGTCCTGTCGATTCACTTGCGGTCTTGTCGCTAGCTTTGGGCATTGTGCGGCTCCAGGTTGGTCGCGGCGTCTAACACGATTCAGGACGCTCCCTAAACAAATAAAGCAGAGAAATCCAGTATAAATTTAAAAAAGATTCTACACAGTTAACAACAAGATTCAAATCTCTTGTTCCGGTGGAAAAAGAGACTTTTGGGCTGGATGTGCCCCCTTGCAGGTAGCTCTGTGACCGCCAAGCACGCGACAAGTGCATTTTGATTCGCCTTGTATTATTGGTACGTGTTGCGTATTCTTGAGAAAACCAAGCCATTCACGTATCGAGGTACTCAATGCTGCCCCAGGACGCAAAGCGGAAGCCTGACTCCTATTCGTATCCAAACGGGATGCTCAACTCTGGCTACATCGCCGGCGTCCTGCGGTTGAATGATCCGGTCAAGGGGATCTGCTACATCCAGCAGACCCGGGCGGAAAACCACATGCTTCCCATCCACTACGATCCCAAGAAGTCGCCGATCCCCAAGGACATCAAGGAGTGGGACCTCATCATGGCGTTCGTTCACACCGATGGCGCCATCGAGGGTGATAACCGTATTGCACGGGTGAAGAGCATCCGATTCGAAGCTCCAAACCTGATGCACCTTGGAGGGCGTTTTCGAGACGACTTCATGCGGAAATGGGATGTAGCCGTGCACGCAGCGGCAAAGGACTCCGGTACTCCGGATTCTGTGGCACAGCTGGAGAGTCTACCCAGCGCTGGCACAGAAGACCGTCTCAACTCGTTCGATTGGAAGGCAATGGATCTCAACAAGAACGCCTCGAACCAGATCCGTATCGCAGGCTTCATTCAAGCCAAGTCGCTGGAACGCAACCGCAAACATCCCGTAGACGGTACTCCAATCAACGACCGCCTGGTCGTGCTGATTCGGCAGTCGAAGGACACCGATGCCTGCATCCCTGTTCGTTGGTACGGCCGTAATCTGCAGCCGCTGTCTGAGAAACTCGCCCGCGGCATGCCTATCATCGTCAACGGCGAATTCCGTATGGACGTAAAGGCAATCTCCCTGCCGGATGGTGAAACAGGGATCGCCGAAGTGTCCAAAATTCCGTTCATTCAGGCCAAGGACATGCCAGGCCCTGTGCTCCCGGACTCTGGCCACATCAAGATCGTGCCAAGCTGGGCGGCTGAGCTCTTCAAGGGCCACGGTACCCAGGCGCCGCAGCCGAAACAAGGAGATGCAGAGCGCAGCGCCATGTTCGCCTCGGCCTTTGGTTCCGACTCGGCAAGCACGCCTGCAACTCCAGGTGAGCAACAAGACGCATAGCAGCGGCCGCCTCACCTCGTTCTGTGAAGCCATCGAGATCCAGCACTGGAGTCGATGGCTTTTTTGTTTCTCACCCAGCAGCCGTCTGGCTAGGCCGGCAGCTTGGAAGAAATGTAATTCTGCACTGGAAGGCTAGTCCGCATGGGCAAGACACTGATCATCACTGAAAAAGCAACCGTAGCGGTCTCAATCGCGCAAGCGGTCGGAGGATTCAGCAAGGTGGAATCATGGCTGGAGAGCGAGAACGCTATTCTTGCCCCCGCTGCCGGCCACCTGGTTGAAATCCATTCAGAGGAAATGGCCAAGGGAGGGCGGGACATCGGCAATCTGCCTGTGATCCCAGATCAATTCGACCTGAGGGTCATTGAGCCAAAGGCCAAGTTCTATAACGTGCTGCAACGCCTAATGCGTCGGCCTGACGTCACCGCTGTTGCGAACGCGTGCGATGCCGGCCGCGAGGGCGAGCTCATATTCAGGCTCATCTACAAAATGGCTGGATGCACAAAGCCAATGCTTCGGATGTGGATGAGATCCATGGTCGATGACGCTATCCGGCAGGCGTACAAGAACATGCAGCCAGGCGCAGATTTCGACAACCTCGCCATGGCAGCAGAGATCAGAAGCGAAGGCGACTTTATCGTCGGCATCAACGCGAGCCGGGGTATCTCACGCCTCTATGAGCGAGAGACTGCTAAAGCCGAGATATTCCCGCTTGGCCGCGTGCAGACCCCAACGCTGTCCTTGGTTTGTGCTTTGGAGCTGGCAATTTTGACCTTCCGGCCCATGCCCTATTGGGAGGTTCACGGGAGCTTTGGGGTTGCTGCTGGTAAATACACCGGCAAGTGGTTGGCACCACAGACGACTGAGCAGAAGGGTGGCTCCCAGCACCGGATCATGGATCGAGCAAAAGCCGATGCTTTGATCAGCAAGTGCTCTGGAGTCGCACCGAGCAGTGTGGTGGATGAAGTCAAGCCGGCCCAGACGGGCCCTGGCAAGCTGTACGACCTCACCTCGCTGCAGCGAGAGGCGAACCGCAAGCTTGGGTTTTCTGCAGCATACACACTGGAGATTGCCCAGAAACTTTACCTGGAGCTCAGCCTCACTACTTACCCGCGGACTGACTCTGCCTACCTTCCCGATGACGCAATCAACGACACGAAGAAGGTCATGGGAATGTTTGCTGGAACCCCCTATGCAGATCACGCGCAGCGCGTGCTCGATGAAGGCTGGGTACGACCCAACAAGAAGATTTTTGACTCGACGAAGGTGTCGGACCACTTCGCTATCATTCCAACCGGAAAGCGAGCTGGGGACCTGGAGCCGGACGTTCAAAAAATCTATGACATGATCGTCAAGCGCTTCATTGCCGTGTTCCATCCAGCAGCTGAGTATTCGGTGACTGTCCGGCTTACGACGGTGGCTGACGAGCTCTTCAGGTCGACAGGTCGTGTGCTTGTGTCCCCAGGTTGGATGGTGGTTTACGGAGCCGGGATCGTCGAGGACGTAACCGATCAAAATGGTGACTCCGACGACAAGAAAGAGCTCGCACGGTACGTCAAAGGAGAGTCAGTCACTCCGCTGGGCATGGAGCTGAAGATGCTCAAAACCAAGCCTCCAGAACGGTACACCGAGGACACGTTGCTGGGCGCGATGGAGACGGCAGGGCGCCTGGTAGAGGATGAGGACCTTCGTGAGGCGATGAAGGAGCGGGGGCTGGGTACACCGGTCACGCGCTCTGCAATGATCGAATCGCTCCAATCCACCAAGGACGGCGCAGGCCGAAAAAAAGAGCCCTATCTCATCCAGCAGAAGAAGTACTTTGCTCCCAGCGCAAAGGGGATGACTGTCTACCGTTTCCTGGTCGACAACGGCATCGATGCCCTTACGTCGCCAGTTCTCACCGGGGAATGGGAGCACAAGCTCCGTCAGATGGAAAAGGGGGCGTACAAGCGTGACGCTTTCAAATCCGAGCTTGCAGAGTTGACCACGGAAATCCTCGACTCCATCAAGAAAAAATACGCAGGTGTCCAGGTCAAGAAGCTTGGCGCTCTCTGCCCCACCTGCGGCGGCGCAGTTGAGATCCAGGCCCGAACGTTCATGTGCGAGCGGCAGTGCGGATTTTCCATATGGCGGGAGATTGCCAGTCGCATGCTGAAAGTATCGGAAGCAGAAACCTTGCTCCGGGACAAGGTAGTGCTTGGGCTCAAGGGCTTTGTCAATCCGAAGAAATCCACCAAGTTCGAGGCCGGGCTGAAGCTGCTCGACACAGGCAAGGTCGAGTTTTACTTCGACCCGACGGCGAATACCCGGGACTCCAAAGGTAATGTCGTTTCCTGCCCGAAATGCCAAGGCGGCATGCGCAAAATCAAAGTCCCCAAAGGGCACTTCTGGGCCTGCGTTGATCGAGAGCAGTGCAATCACACCATGAACGATCGCGACGGCGACCCAGTGGAGCGGCCGAAGTCATTTCCATGTGACCTCTGCGGCAAACCCATGTACCTGCGGAACGCTGAAAAGTCTCCTTTCTGGGGTTGCAGTGGCTTTGTGAAGGGGGGCGGTGGGTGCTCCAACACATTAAAGGACAATAACGGGGCCCCGGTTCCGAAGGAACAACCAGCCAGTTCAGACGGGGCGCCGTCACCTACGGTCCAAACAGACAGCGGAGCTTTCCTGTGAACGCCAACAACAAGGTCATTCGCGCAACGGCCATCGTGTTCGGTTTCTGGTGGCTTCTGCTTACGGCCCGAGCCTTTGGCGGTTCTCCCATGGAGTTTTTAGAGAACTGGCCTCTGGTGGGCTATAACGTCTCACACTGGATCCTGGGCGTTGTTTCCGGTCTGATCATCGGTGTCTGGTTTATCTGGTTCACCAGGTTGTCAGCACTGAACAAGCTATACGCCGGCAAGAAAGGAAACATCCTCAACGGCGCCCGATCGACGCTCGGCAAGGTTCCCATGCCCACCTCAGCGCTACCTCGCATCGAGGTAGCGTCAAAGCGTCTCCCCATCGGCAGTGAAAAAGTGCTGGCTTGGGTTGCTGCCAATGAGAAGAAGTGGCCGGCACATGTAGCGTTTTTCTGGGCTATTTGGGACACCTATTCCGCACATGCGCACTTCCCTGCATCGCATCGCAAGGGGGGGCACGGAAATCGTCGGCTTTGGGAGCATTGTCTGGCCGTGGCAGATACCGCACTGGAGGATGCTGGCGCATACGTATTCGACGGGGTTTATGTAAAGGCCAGGGGCAAGCCCAAATTCAAAATCATTGACCTGAAAAACAAGGAATATCGGTTTGACGCCACTGATCCGCTGATCCCCATTCTGGGCCTGGCGCATGACATCGGTAAGCTGGAAGCCTATGAGCTCCTACCCGACGGCAGTGTTAAGACCCAGGAGGAGGTTGGAGCGCTCACACCGCAGGATGACAACCGGATCCAGCACGATGCCCTGGGTGCGAGAATTCTTGCACGCTTCCCGGAATACTGGGCCTTACCTGCACGCGATCGACAAGCAGTGAACCTGGTCATCGCCCACTACCACCACCCAAGCGATTTCCCGGTTGACCGCAATGGCCTCAGCCTGGACGACCGCATGACGGCGCTCATGGAGTTCCTGATCCTGGTTGACAAAAAGACCGGCATGGTCGAGTCGAGCATCACCGAGACGCTGAGTGATCACGAGATCTCAGAAGACGAGTCCAATGCCATTTATCACAGCTTCGTCGAGATCATGACGGAGTACGGCAGAGTTAACGGCACCGGTGACCAGGCCAAAGATTCCACGCTGAAGATTGCTCAGAAACACGATGGACTGATCGTCATCCGGGAAAAGGACCTTCGATCTCTCATCTTGGCCAAAATGGGCTGGTCGTTGGAGGAGGGTGATGGTCGGTACCGAATGACCCTCAATCTTATGACGACGCTCCAAGAGAAGGGGCTGCTGTACTCGCGACATAATCACGCCGACATGAGCCGATTTTTGCCGATGTACTCGGTATCGTTGCGCAACGCACAAACGGGTGCTCACCTCACGACCTGGGAACCTTGCATTATTGTCGTGCCAGTTGCCACCACCCCCGAGCTTGCGGGCCTCAGTGGATTACCCAACATGGGTACTAAGCTGGATATCGAGCGCCCATTGTTCACGCACAATCTGGGAATCACTGAAGCAGATGCGCTTCGGGAGATCGTTGCCCGTGGTTTCAGTGCTGAAATCGCCGCGAAGATGAACATCGCCGGCAAGCAAGAAGTGAAGCCACAACCAGCACCAGCACCAGCACCAGCACCAGCACCAGCACCAGCACCAGCACCAGCACCACAAGTTCGGGCTGATGAAGGATTTAGTCAACCCATAGCTGATACCGCGAGTGTTCCTCAACCTAATGCTCCAACAGTCGACTCAACCGAGCACGCAACATCTGCGCTCGCCGGCGCTGCAAGCGGTGATTCCGAGCAAAGTGACGTTCCAGGGACGCAATCCGGTATCTCCGCTGAAGCGCTAGCGGCGCAGGATGATGACCCGCTCATGAGTGGTGGTGCAGATGACGACTTGCTAGATGAGGACCTGCAGAGCTTGTCGATTAGCTCGTTCGGTCCCGGGCAGGAGGTGGAACTGGAGGAAGATTTTCTCGCCATAGAACCTGGGCACTCAGGGAGCGATGACGTCGATGATGTGGATGATGTGTTCGGCGCATTCGCGCCCAGTGAATCCTCGATCGTGGACACAGCCGAGCAAAGCGTGAATTCAACTGCAGGAGAAGAAGGGCCGGGCGCTTCGCTCATACACAATGATGGTGATCTAGGCGTACCGGCGCCGGCACCTGTGGCGGTAGCCATACCTGATCCTGATGCAACCCCAACGAAAAGGATAAGCCCTGCTGCCGAATCCGCAGCGCTCAGGGCTCTTGAAGAGGCAGGCGCCAACTTCACTGCATTCGTTGCACCAAGGAAGAAAAAGCCAGGCCCTGCTGAGCAGCTAGAGGGTATCCGCGCAGCAGTAAAAGCGGAAGAAATACCGATTTGTGGGACAAGAGATGGGTTTGATTACGTGTTGGAGTCAGACCTGATGGTCTACGACCCAAAACTGAAATTGAGCACGCTGATTCGGGCGGGGAAGTTGCCTACCGTCGAGCCTAAGCCAGGCGTGGTAATGGTGGGCATTCCGATGGCGCCGATGCAGCTGGACCTTTGACGAGCTGCCGGCTCTGATCATGACTCCCTGGCTGACATCAAGAAAGCCAGGGAGCCATGATCAGTCGTAGGTCTGAGCGTACTGCTTTTCGGTCAAACGGCTCAGCAGTTTGAAATAATTTGCTCGCGTCGACTGATCAAATACGTCGGTTTGAACTGAGAGCATGTCCAACGCAGCTGCATCCTCTCCTTTGCCCGAAGTGAAAGGAAGTGGAGCTGTGGCATAAAACACATTGCCGTTA
This window harbors:
- a CDS encoding XRE family transcriptional regulator yields the protein MPKASDKTASESTGRRSQAPAKAPAKPAAKAAAKPVAKKPTAKTQAPQAATPKRPRASAKAKTAVPEDKGHAAVETRNTMPGSRLVKMIKKVIIDRGLPDRAIADVMGITVIYWNSLANGNRQIRSLGKEKLQMVAEFLGLPLIQVYNLADFFTPEDFVYKKDLDEQLWLSIEKMGSDPTWAGYIPKPDEWAQTPLSVRMTMVLLYEQLSGRQLLAKAEIELPGVQPPPVA
- a CDS encoding DNA topoisomerase; translation: MGKTLIITEKATVAVSIAQAVGGFSKVESWLESENAILAPAAGHLVEIHSEEMAKGGRDIGNLPVIPDQFDLRVIEPKAKFYNVLQRLMRRPDVTAVANACDAGREGELIFRLIYKMAGCTKPMLRMWMRSMVDDAIRQAYKNMQPGADFDNLAMAAEIRSEGDFIVGINASRGISRLYERETAKAEIFPLGRVQTPTLSLVCALELAILTFRPMPYWEVHGSFGVAAGKYTGKWLAPQTTEQKGGSQHRIMDRAKADALISKCSGVAPSSVVDEVKPAQTGPGKLYDLTSLQREANRKLGFSAAYTLEIAQKLYLELSLTTYPRTDSAYLPDDAINDTKKVMGMFAGTPYADHAQRVLDEGWVRPNKKIFDSTKVSDHFAIIPTGKRAGDLEPDVQKIYDMIVKRFIAVFHPAAEYSVTVRLTTVADELFRSTGRVLVSPGWMVVYGAGIVEDVTDQNGDSDDKKELARYVKGESVTPLGMELKMLKTKPPERYTEDTLLGAMETAGRLVEDEDLREAMKERGLGTPVTRSAMIESLQSTKDGAGRKKEPYLIQQKKYFAPSAKGMTVYRFLVDNGIDALTSPVLTGEWEHKLRQMEKGAYKRDAFKSELAELTTEILDSIKKKYAGVQVKKLGALCPTCGGAVEIQARTFMCERQCGFSIWREIASRMLKVSEAETLLRDKVVLGLKGFVNPKKSTKFEAGLKLLDTGKVEFYFDPTANTRDSKGNVVSCPKCQGGMRKIKVPKGHFWACVDREQCNHTMNDRDGDPVERPKSFPCDLCGKPMYLRNAEKSPFWGCSGFVKGGGGCSNTLKDNNGAPVPKEQPASSDGAPSPTVQTDSGAFL